A stretch of Rhizobium sp. BT03 DNA encodes these proteins:
- a CDS encoding amidohydrolase, with the protein MTGYLLKNCAAVIVDEGKGPVVRRHVDLLTDGSAIVAIGENLAADALPAGTTVQDAAGWFVYPGLVNTHHHFFQCFVRNRADLDWTKLSVIEWLDRIYPIFSQLNEECFYHSSVTAMAEMIKHGCTTAFDHQYNFPRHAGKRLIDRQFEAAELFGMRFHAGRGGNTLPKSQGSTIPDEMLETTDEFIADCARLIDTYHDAKPFSMRQVVVAPCQPVNCYRETFAESVALARDRGVMMHTHVGEGESPVIQARHGARTVDYLEELGFAGPDTFYAHCWELTHDELRTMAASGTGVAHCPEPVYLVGAEVTDIPAMAAFGLRIGLGCDGAASNDNSNLMHCLHSAYMLQCLVSSSRAHPVPPPVDFLGYGTTGGASLLGRRDIGRLAPGMAADLFAIDTRRMDYVGTRHDPLSLIARVGIGMATDMTMINGRIVWQNGEFPGLDEAKLSADAEAALSAVEF; encoded by the coding sequence ATGACCGGCTATCTCCTGAAGAACTGCGCGGCCGTGATCGTCGACGAGGGCAAGGGACCGGTCGTCCGTCGCCATGTCGACCTCCTGACCGACGGTTCGGCGATTGTGGCGATCGGTGAAAATCTGGCGGCGGACGCGCTGCCTGCCGGCACGACCGTTCAGGATGCCGCCGGCTGGTTCGTCTATCCCGGCCTCGTCAACACCCATCATCATTTTTTCCAATGCTTCGTGCGCAATCGCGCTGATCTCGACTGGACGAAGCTTTCGGTTATCGAGTGGCTGGACCGGATCTACCCGATCTTTTCGCAGCTCAATGAGGAGTGTTTTTACCACTCCTCCGTCACGGCGATGGCCGAGATGATCAAACATGGCTGTACCACGGCCTTCGACCACCAATACAATTTCCCCCGCCACGCCGGGAAGCGGCTGATCGACCGCCAGTTCGAGGCCGCCGAACTGTTCGGCATGCGCTTCCATGCCGGCCGCGGCGGCAATACGCTGCCGAAGTCGCAGGGCTCGACCATTCCCGACGAGATGCTGGAAACGACCGACGAATTTATCGCCGACTGCGCCCGGCTGATCGACACTTACCACGATGCCAAGCCGTTCAGTATGCGCCAGGTCGTGGTGGCGCCCTGCCAGCCGGTGAATTGCTATCGCGAGACCTTTGCGGAATCGGTGGCGCTGGCGCGTGATCGCGGCGTCATGATGCACACCCATGTCGGCGAGGGCGAAAGCCCGGTCATTCAGGCTCGCCATGGCGCGCGCACCGTCGACTATCTGGAAGAACTCGGCTTTGCCGGCCCCGACACATTCTATGCCCATTGCTGGGAGTTGACCCACGACGAGCTCAGGACGATGGCGGCGAGCGGCACCGGCGTCGCGCACTGCCCCGAACCGGTTTATCTTGTCGGCGCCGAGGTCACCGACATTCCCGCCATGGCCGCCTTCGGCCTGCGCATCGGCCTTGGCTGCGACGGGGCTGCCTCCAACGACAATTCCAACCTGATGCACTGCCTGCACTCCGCCTATATGCTGCAGTGCCTGGTATCTTCCAGCCGCGCCCATCCCGTGCCGCCGCCCGTCGATTTCCTCGGCTACGGCACGACAGGCGGTGCGAGCCTGCTCGGCAGGCGCGACATCGGCCGGCTGGCGCCCGGCATGGCAGCCGACCTGTTTGCGATTGACACGCGTCGCATGGATTATGTCGGTACGCGGCACGATCCGTTGAGCCTGATTGCCCGCGTCGGCATCGGCATGGCGACCGATATGACGATGATCAATGGCCGCATCGTCTGGCAGAACGGGGAATTCCCCGGTCTCGACGAGGCCAAACTGTCAGCCGACGCCGAGGCCGCACTATCCGCCGTAGAATTTTAA
- a CDS encoding glutathione S-transferase family protein, producing MKLYDYILSPSCYKVRLMAALTGVKLELRPVDFHPGAEHRGPELLALNPAGSIPILEDGDLILTESSAILVYLAAKAAPEWLGSGKAEEAAKVQQWLSFSGRLTASLGGARLYEMLLRPGDIGGLQAQGIAALRELEAGLVEQGLRGMRFLAADRPTIADIACFPYVALAPDGGVTLDSYPAIRLWSRALRALDRFIEMPGIHRLHELKPEPHIEEPGEA from the coding sequence ATGAAGCTCTACGACTATATTCTCTCCCCCAGTTGCTACAAGGTGCGCCTGATGGCAGCGCTGACCGGCGTAAAGCTTGAACTCCGCCCGGTGGATTTCCATCCCGGCGCCGAGCATCGCGGCCCGGAGCTTCTCGCCCTCAATCCGGCAGGCTCCATTCCGATCCTGGAGGATGGCGATCTGATCCTGACCGAGTCGTCGGCGATCCTCGTCTATCTCGCCGCCAAGGCAGCACCCGAATGGCTTGGCAGCGGCAAGGCCGAGGAAGCGGCAAAGGTGCAGCAATGGCTGTCCTTCTCCGGCCGGCTGACGGCAAGCCTCGGCGGTGCGCGGCTTTATGAAATGCTGCTGCGGCCGGGCGATATCGGCGGGCTGCAGGCCCAGGGCATCGCCGCACTTCGCGAGCTTGAGGCCGGGCTCGTCGAGCAGGGTCTTCGCGGCATGCGCTTCCTTGCCGCCGACCGGCCGACAATTGCCGACATCGCCTGCTTTCCCTATGTGGCGCTGGCGCCCGATGGGGGCGTGACGCTGGATTCCTATCCTGCGATCCGGCTCTGGTCCCGTGCACTGCGCGCCCTCGACAGGTTTATCGAAATGCCGGGTATTCACCGGCTGCACGAATTGAAGCCCGAACCCCATATCGAAGAACCGGGCGAGGCATGA
- a CDS encoding GMC family oxidoreductase — protein MTTYDYIIVGGGSSGCVLANRLSENPAHKVLLIESGRRDADPWIHIPATFFKVLGKGIDIHPYASNPDKGLNGRPSIVPQGNVLGGGSSVNAMIYIRGHRNDYDTWSQMGCQGWSYHDVLPAFRSLESNERLNGQFHGRNGGLHVSDPRHRHPLSEAFVKAATEIGIPHNDDFNGADQAGVGFYQSTTHGGRRWSSAQAFLREAEKRPNLTVLTERKVARVLFEGQRAAGVELLDGTTFKASREIALTSGAIATPKILQLSGIGDGAHLSSLGIEVVADLPGVGANYQDHLEVPVQGETHEPISILGHDRGLRAAGHMLRYLTSHRGLLSSNVVECGGFVDTAGTGQPDVQFHVLPVLIGFVDREPEPGHGLSIGPCYLRPRSRGWIRLKSADPREQTDFNANLLSDPADIETLVRGVETAIRILDAPALAKLVKRRVLPKPGVEKDPEALRDYIRQSAKTVFHPAGTARMGRADDRMAVVGPDLKVRGVEGLRVCDASVMPTLVSGNTNAPTMMIAAKAAAFMTGKAISG, from the coding sequence ATGACGACTTACGATTACATCATCGTCGGAGGCGGATCCTCGGGCTGCGTGCTGGCCAACCGCCTGTCGGAAAACCCGGCGCACAAAGTGCTGCTGATCGAGTCCGGCCGCCGCGACGCCGATCCATGGATCCATATCCCCGCCACCTTCTTCAAGGTGCTAGGCAAGGGGATCGATATCCATCCCTATGCATCGAACCCCGACAAGGGGCTGAACGGCCGGCCGAGCATCGTGCCGCAGGGCAATGTGCTTGGCGGCGGCAGCTCGGTCAATGCGATGATCTATATTCGCGGCCATCGCAACGACTACGATACCTGGTCGCAGATGGGCTGCCAGGGCTGGTCCTATCACGACGTGCTCCCGGCCTTCCGCTCGCTGGAAAGCAACGAGCGGCTGAACGGCCAGTTCCATGGCAGGAACGGCGGCCTGCATGTCTCCGATCCGCGCCACCGGCATCCGCTGAGCGAGGCCTTCGTCAAGGCGGCGACCGAGATCGGCATTCCTCATAATGACGATTTCAACGGCGCCGATCAGGCCGGTGTCGGCTTCTATCAGAGCACCACCCATGGCGGCCGGCGCTGGAGTTCGGCCCAGGCTTTCCTGCGCGAAGCGGAAAAGCGGCCGAACCTCACCGTGCTGACGGAGCGCAAGGTGGCGCGCGTCCTGTTCGAGGGTCAGAGGGCGGCCGGCGTCGAACTGCTCGACGGCACCACTTTCAAGGCGTCGCGCGAAATCGCGCTCACATCGGGCGCCATCGCCACGCCGAAGATCCTGCAATTGTCCGGTATCGGCGACGGGGCGCATCTTTCTTCGCTCGGCATCGAGGTCGTCGCCGACCTGCCTGGCGTCGGCGCCAACTATCAGGATCATCTCGAAGTGCCGGTGCAAGGCGAAACGCACGAACCGATCTCGATCCTCGGCCATGACAGGGGCCTGCGCGCCGCCGGCCACATGCTGCGTTACCTGACGTCGCATCGTGGGCTGCTGTCGTCCAATGTCGTCGAATGCGGCGGCTTCGTCGATACCGCAGGCACCGGCCAGCCGGATGTGCAGTTCCATGTGTTGCCCGTGCTGATCGGTTTCGTCGACCGCGAACCGGAGCCCGGCCATGGCCTCAGCATCGGGCCGTGCTACCTCCGGCCGCGGTCGCGCGGCTGGATCAGGCTGAAGAGCGCCGATCCCAGGGAGCAGACGGATTTCAACGCCAACCTGCTCTCCGATCCCGCCGATATCGAAACCCTGGTGCGCGGCGTCGAGACCGCGATCCGCATCCTCGATGCGCCGGCCCTTGCCAAACTGGTCAAGCGCCGTGTGCTGCCGAAGCCCGGCGTCGAAAAGGATCCGGAGGCGCTCCGCGATTACATCAGGCAGTCGGCCAAGACTGTGTTTCATCCGGCGGGCACGGCGCGCATGGGCCGCGCCGACGATCGCATGGCCGTCGTCGGACCCGACCTCAAGGTGCGCGGCGTCGAGGGGCTGCGCGTTTGCGACGCCTCGGTGATGCCGACGCTGGTCTCGGGCAACACCAACGCACCGACGATGATGATCGCGGCAAAGGCCGCAGCATTCATGACAGGAAAGGCGATTTCCGGCTGA
- a CDS encoding helix-turn-helix domain-containing protein: MDLLQNRSLVDRAWSPTPYDQWSDDLHNICGNFNAHTMERGDKVTGTASRIDVCGMEFAHVSNDLDYVHRGWDDIRRDAHEHLFLILQLEGACGVEHSGRQNILDVGECILVDSTRPTTFFFRGHFSNHLSLHLPRQLMYSGSKVEFDVARKLVAGDPMAMMLRALIAKMMTTPESEAASPHLRQLMFDTTRQAFLSTDIQTASLNSLHDNAGRRMQMVDILIDKHLTDSDLSAKWLATRLGVSIRTLQQDFQGLGMTCTTVIRDKRLRFAREKIEQLKEQRHAGTIAEVAYSAGFNDISYFNRSFKELFDCAPSELLRAGEAVPRMV; encoded by the coding sequence TTGGACCTGTTGCAGAACCGCAGCCTCGTCGATCGAGCATGGTCGCCGACGCCTTACGATCAATGGTCGGATGACCTTCACAACATCTGCGGGAATTTCAACGCGCACACGATGGAGCGCGGCGACAAGGTGACCGGCACGGCAAGCCGCATCGACGTCTGCGGTATGGAATTCGCCCATGTCTCCAACGACCTCGATTACGTCCATCGCGGCTGGGACGACATTCGCCGCGACGCTCACGAGCATCTGTTCCTGATCCTGCAGCTCGAGGGTGCCTGCGGCGTGGAGCATTCCGGCCGGCAGAACATCCTCGACGTCGGCGAATGCATCCTCGTCGATTCCACGCGCCCGACCACTTTCTTTTTCCGCGGCCACTTCTCCAATCATCTCTCCCTGCATCTGCCGCGGCAGTTGATGTATTCCGGCAGCAAGGTGGAATTCGATGTGGCCCGCAAGCTTGTCGCCGGCGATCCGATGGCAATGATGCTGCGCGCGCTGATCGCCAAGATGATGACGACGCCGGAAAGCGAGGCGGCCTCGCCGCATCTGCGCCAGCTGATGTTCGACACGACGCGACAGGCGTTTCTGTCGACCGACATCCAGACCGCAAGCCTGAATTCCCTGCATGACAACGCCGGCAGGCGCATGCAGATGGTCGATATACTGATCGACAAACACCTGACCGACAGCGATCTCAGCGCCAAATGGCTGGCGACGCGGCTCGGCGTTTCGATCCGCACGCTGCAGCAGGACTTCCAGGGACTGGGCATGACCTGCACCACCGTCATCCGCGACAAGCGCCTGCGCTTTGCACGCGAAAAGATCGAGCAGCTGAAGGAGCAGCGCCACGCCGGAACGATCGCCGAAGTCGCCTATTCCGCCGGCTTCAACGACATTTCCTATTTCAACCGCAGCTTCAAGGAACTGTTCGATTGTGCGCCGAGCGAGCTGCTGCGCGCCGGCGAAGCGGTGCCACGGATGGTCTGA
- a CDS encoding aldehyde dehydrogenase family protein, translating into MKQSTLLIGGETVATTHHAPVANPSNGEIVGYMPLAGEADLDQAVAAAAAAFKSWSQTSNEERAAACRAIAEKIAEHAEELAQILTREQGKPLNGLGSRFEIGGALAWTRHTAEIDLPVEILQDDNEGRVELHRKPIGVVGSITPWNWPVMIACWHIMPAVRAGNTVVIKPSPLTPLSTIRLVEIINEVLPAGVVNVITGENSIGAALSAHPGIAKMTFTGSTETGKKIMASAVATLKRLTLELGGNDAGIVLPDVNPKSIAEGLFWGAFINNGQTCAALKRLYVHDSIYEEVCAALADYAGKIAIGDGLDEASILGPVQNELQFNKVRDLVDDARAHGGRILTGGAPLDRPGYFYPITLVADVDHGVRLVDEEQFGPALPIIRYSDLDEVIARANQNPAGLGGSVWSADVEKAKRYAMQLECGSVWINKHGAIQPNAPFGGVKQSGIGVEFGAEGLKEFTTIQTVLS; encoded by the coding sequence GTGAAGCAGTCTACCCTGCTCATCGGTGGCGAAACTGTCGCCACGACCCATCATGCGCCGGTCGCCAATCCATCGAACGGCGAAATCGTCGGCTATATGCCGCTTGCCGGGGAAGCCGATCTCGACCAAGCCGTTGCCGCCGCCGCCGCGGCTTTCAAAAGCTGGTCGCAGACCTCGAATGAAGAACGCGCCGCGGCCTGCCGGGCCATTGCCGAGAAGATCGCCGAGCACGCCGAAGAACTGGCGCAGATCCTGACCCGCGAACAGGGAAAGCCGCTTAACGGCCTCGGCTCACGCTTCGAAATCGGCGGCGCGCTCGCCTGGACGCGGCATACGGCCGAAATCGACCTGCCGGTCGAAATCCTGCAGGACGACAATGAGGGCCGTGTCGAGCTGCATCGCAAGCCGATCGGCGTCGTCGGCTCGATCACGCCGTGGAACTGGCCTGTCATGATCGCCTGCTGGCACATCATGCCGGCGGTGCGCGCCGGCAATACCGTCGTCATCAAGCCGTCGCCCCTGACGCCGCTTTCGACCATCCGCCTCGTCGAGATCATCAACGAGGTGCTGCCGGCCGGCGTCGTCAATGTGATCACCGGCGAAAACAGCATTGGTGCTGCCCTTTCCGCCCATCCGGGCATTGCCAAGATGACCTTCACCGGCTCGACCGAGACCGGCAAGAAGATCATGGCCTCGGCGGTGGCCACCCTGAAGCGGCTGACGCTGGAGCTCGGCGGCAACGATGCCGGCATCGTGCTGCCCGACGTCAATCCGAAGAGCATCGCCGAGGGCCTGTTCTGGGGCGCCTTCATCAACAACGGCCAGACCTGCGCAGCGCTGAAGCGCCTCTACGTGCATGACAGCATCTATGAGGAGGTCTGCGCCGCACTTGCCGATTATGCCGGCAAGATCGCTATCGGCGACGGCCTGGATGAGGCAAGCATCCTCGGCCCGGTGCAGAACGAATTGCAGTTCAACAAGGTACGCGATCTCGTCGACGATGCGCGCGCCCATGGCGGCCGTATCCTGACCGGCGGCGCGCCGCTGGACCGGCCCGGCTATTTCTACCCGATCACGCTCGTCGCCGATGTCGACCACGGCGTCCGGCTGGTCGACGAGGAGCAGTTCGGTCCGGCTTTGCCGATCATCCGCTATAGCGATCTCGACGAGGTGATCGCCCGCGCCAACCAGAATCCGGCCGGCCTCGGCGGCTCGGTCTGGTCGGCCGATGTCGAGAAGGCCAAGCGCTATGCGATGCAGCTCGAATGCGGTTCGGTCTGGATCAACAAACACGGCGCGATCCAGCCGAACGCGCCCTTCGGCGGCGTCAAACAATCCGGCATCGGCGTCGAATTCGGCGCCGAAGGGCTGAAGGAATTCACGACGATCCAGACGGTGCTGAGCTGA
- the hpaR gene encoding homoprotocatechuate degradation operon regulator HpaR: MKNGQQEKREMPSSQERPRSLAIGLLRAREAVMSHFRPILAAHDVTEQQWRVIRVLSEAGTLDASEVADKASILAPSLTRMIRSLEERGFITKHKDKADGRRVLLRITPTGRAMVDEVMPESLKVYADIGARFGGERVEQLLDMLDELTALRLEGATSGEE, encoded by the coding sequence ATGAAGAATGGACAGCAGGAAAAACGAGAGATGCCGTCATCGCAAGAGCGCCCGCGGTCGCTCGCGATCGGGCTTCTGCGTGCGCGCGAAGCGGTGATGAGCCATTTCCGGCCGATCCTGGCGGCGCACGACGTCACCGAACAGCAGTGGCGGGTGATCCGTGTTCTGTCCGAAGCGGGAACGCTCGATGCAAGCGAAGTGGCGGACAAGGCCTCGATCCTGGCGCCGAGCCTGACGCGCATGATCCGCTCGCTCGAGGAGCGCGGCTTCATCACCAAACACAAGGACAAGGCCGACGGCCGGCGGGTGCTGCTGCGGATTACGCCGACGGGGCGAGCAATGGTCGACGAAGTCATGCCGGAGAGCCTGAAGGTCTATGCCGATATCGGCGCGCGCTTCGGTGGCGAGCGGGTCGAGCAACTGTTGGACATGCTGGACGAGCTGACGGCGCTGAGGCTCGAAGGCGCGACCAGCGGTGAGGAGTGA
- a CDS encoding acylphosphatase — translation MGQDTSHLQERMTIVGDLKAASFIPWIRRHAAKLGLSHTISHASSMRIELELSGPEDLIDMMEVGCSLGPIDVWVESIERTAMIGETG, via the coding sequence ATGGGACAAGATACAAGCCACCTTCAGGAGCGGATGACGATTGTCGGTGATCTCAAGGCTGCGTCCTTTATCCCGTGGATCCGGCGTCATGCGGCCAAGCTCGGGCTCTCGCACACCATATCTCATGCGAGTTCAATGCGGATAGAACTCGAGCTTTCAGGACCGGAGGATTTGATCGACATGATGGAGGTGGGGTGCTCACTGGGGCCAATCGACGTATGGGTCGAGAGCATAGAACGCACGGCGATGATCGGCGAAACGGGCTGA
- a CDS encoding Rieske (2Fe-2S) protein, whose translation MPSDPTGFWTPVALSRDLPAATVMPARTASGSIALWRSASGRISASADRCPHRGMRLSHGFVRGEALSCIYHGWSYGQAGNCLRIPAHPGLAPPETIRVATHEVEEAGSMIWVAVGTPTSKPPRLDGLIPLRSLTAFAGTAAIEAAAGVKANPDGLVEIDAPTGSLCLLLSAQEDGQTLIHVLLKDDLGPTAAIGASRVAESLRRRAEDLQKKEIAR comes from the coding sequence ATGCCATCCGATCCGACCGGCTTTTGGACGCCAGTCGCCCTTTCCCGGGATCTGCCGGCGGCAACCGTCATGCCGGCCCGGACGGCATCTGGATCGATTGCCCTCTGGCGCAGCGCTTCGGGGCGTATATCGGCATCGGCGGATCGCTGTCCGCACCGCGGCATGCGCTTGTCCCATGGCTTCGTGCGCGGCGAGGCACTTTCGTGCATCTATCACGGCTGGAGCTATGGCCAGGCCGGAAACTGTCTGCGCATTCCCGCCCATCCGGGGCTGGCGCCGCCAGAAACCATCCGTGTCGCCACCCATGAGGTCGAGGAAGCGGGCAGCATGATCTGGGTGGCCGTGGGCACGCCCACTTCGAAGCCGCCGAGGCTTGATGGCCTCATTCCCCTGCGCTCGCTGACGGCGTTTGCAGGCACTGCCGCGATTGAAGCGGCGGCCGGCGTGAAGGCGAACCCTGACGGTCTTGTCGAGATCGACGCACCCACCGGCAGCCTCTGTCTGTTATTATCCGCCCAAGAAGACGGGCAGACGCTGATCCATGTGCTCCTGAAGGATGACCTCGGCCCAACTGCGGCCATCGGCGCTTCGCGGGTTGCCGAAAGTCTGCGGCGCCGGGCTGAAGATCTTCAGAAAAAGGAGATCGCGCGTTGA
- a CDS encoding ABC transporter substrate-binding protein, translating into MPINPKGLAIGLLLTLVSAFSAHAAASCGDNSGKPATGEPIVIGAITGKTGPDDFSNSTRAAKAYFDCLNANGGIKGRPVEYLVEDDQWNPETAAQLAAKLVNDEKAVLMVGNSSFVECGANADFYKKSGILVVAGVGVPRECFFAANYAPTNAGPRVSMLGAMGYALDHLNAKSVVCIGPNIPNVGTWSCDGIIQLAKEKGLKAETILMDPGTADSTSTILQAAASKPDVIILGLPKGVTVPLLTAAEEQGLNQSIKFLSAASAYDLSVPGTIGAGWDGNFIVNMEFNDLEATTPDNQNWLAVMDQYGQKSDPRDTFAQAGYLAARIAETALMTLDPANINRETASAAVRGIKSFKSDIFCAPWYFGDGQTRHNANSTTRMAVSEGGKWKVVSDCAPSPDPELKDIRAFEKSAGLN; encoded by the coding sequence ATGCCTATCAATCCAAAAGGGCTGGCCATCGGCCTGCTGCTGACGCTCGTTTCGGCGTTCAGCGCCCATGCCGCCGCATCCTGCGGCGACAATAGCGGCAAGCCGGCGACCGGCGAACCGATCGTGATCGGCGCCATCACCGGCAAAACCGGACCGGACGATTTCTCGAATTCGACCCGGGCCGCCAAGGCCTATTTCGACTGCCTGAACGCCAATGGCGGCATCAAGGGACGGCCGGTCGAATATCTGGTCGAGGACGACCAGTGGAATCCCGAGACCGCCGCGCAGCTTGCCGCCAAACTCGTCAATGACGAGAAGGCCGTGCTGATGGTCGGCAATTCGAGCTTCGTCGAATGCGGCGCCAATGCCGATTTCTACAAGAAGTCAGGCATTCTCGTCGTCGCCGGCGTCGGCGTTCCCCGCGAATGCTTCTTCGCGGCAAATTACGCGCCCACCAATGCCGGTCCGCGCGTCTCGATGCTCGGCGCCATGGGCTATGCGCTCGATCATCTGAACGCGAAGTCGGTGGTCTGCATCGGCCCGAACATCCCGAACGTCGGCACCTGGTCCTGCGACGGGATCATCCAGCTCGCCAAGGAAAAGGGCCTGAAGGCCGAGACGATCCTGATGGACCCCGGCACCGCGGATTCCACATCGACCATCCTGCAGGCGGCGGCTTCCAAGCCCGACGTGATCATCCTCGGCCTGCCCAAGGGCGTGACGGTGCCGCTGCTGACCGCCGCCGAGGAGCAGGGGCTGAACCAGAGCATCAAGTTCCTGAGCGCCGCCTCTGCCTATGATCTCTCCGTGCCCGGCACGATCGGCGCCGGCTGGGATGGCAATTTCATCGTCAACATGGAGTTCAACGATCTCGAAGCGACGACGCCCGACAATCAGAACTGGCTCGCCGTCATGGATCAGTACGGCCAGAAATCCGATCCGCGCGATACCTTCGCCCAGGCCGGCTATCTCGCGGCAAGGATCGCCGAAACGGCGCTGATGACGCTCGATCCCGCCAATATCAACCGCGAAACCGCATCGGCGGCCGTGCGTGGGATCAAGAGCTTCAAGAGCGATATCTTCTGCGCCCCCTGGTACTTCGGCGACGGCCAGACCCGCCACAACGCCAATTCGACGACGCGCATGGCGGTCAGCGAAGGCGGCAAGTGGAAAGTCGTCTCCGACTGCGCGCCATCGCCGGATCCCGAGTTGAAGGACATCCGCGCCTTCGAAAAGTCCGCCGGCCTCAACTGA
- a CDS encoding branched-chain amino acid ABC transporter permease, with translation MNILPFIISGLGIGAVYALSGVGLVVLFRATGVLNFAFGAFGAIGAHCAWQLLEWKMPLAVAILAAVAVSTAISFLYGRIFAPMLSHRDTVVRAVGTLAPALVLIAVMGVIWGELPRRLQFPTDQMFVSLFAVRLTYTRIIALLLAVAMVVAITLLLSRTRLGLDMRALANDRDLSAVLGVRVLHTETAAWIITGIFSGLAGLLLADLVRLQGTFLTLLVIPAIAAAILGQLRSLWETAAAGILIGIAEAALTPLAWISPYRAAAPFIIALAAVTILGGTAKAALKDR, from the coding sequence ATGAACATTCTTCCTTTCATCATATCGGGGCTCGGGATCGGCGCCGTCTATGCCTTGTCGGGCGTCGGCCTCGTCGTGCTGTTTCGGGCGACCGGCGTTCTCAATTTCGCTTTCGGCGCCTTCGGCGCGATCGGCGCGCATTGCGCCTGGCAGCTGCTCGAGTGGAAGATGCCGCTCGCCGTCGCCATTCTTGCCGCCGTTGCCGTCTCGACGGCGATCAGTTTTCTCTATGGGCGGATCTTCGCGCCGATGCTATCGCATCGCGATACCGTCGTGCGTGCCGTCGGCACGCTGGCGCCGGCGCTCGTGCTGATCGCCGTGATGGGTGTCATCTGGGGCGAGCTTCCGCGCCGCCTGCAGTTTCCGACCGACCAGATGTTCGTGTCGCTCTTTGCCGTGCGCCTGACCTATACCCGTATCATCGCTCTTCTTCTTGCCGTCGCCATGGTCGTCGCGATCACCTTGCTGCTTTCCCGCACGCGGCTCGGCCTCGACATGCGCGCGCTGGCCAACGACCGTGATCTCAGCGCCGTGCTCGGCGTTCGCGTCCTCCATACCGAGACGGCCGCCTGGATCATCACCGGCATCTTCTCCGGCCTCGCCGGCCTGCTGCTTGCCGATCTCGTGCGGCTGCAGGGCACATTCCTGACGCTGCTGGTCATCCCGGCCATTGCCGCGGCGATCCTCGGCCAGCTGCGCTCGCTCTGGGAGACGGCCGCCGCCGGCATCCTGATCGGCATTGCCGAGGCGGCGCTGACGCCCCTTGCCTGGATATCGCCCTATCGCGCCGCCGCACCCTTCATCATCGCGCTTGCCGCCGTCACGATCCTGGGAGGCACGGCGAAGGCCGCGTTGAAAGACCGATGA
- a CDS encoding aromatic ring-hydroxylating dioxygenase subunit alpha gives MSMQAMIDEWYPVGLFSQLDSAGRKTRLMGEPIDVASDADGNARVTGDDGRVLPVRVRYGHVWSSLGEPRKDIFPIPEADQPGRRFVDVGVVRVRCSPLRAVENFLDIAHFPFVHTDILGAEPHTEVQNYKVEIREEEDEVWATQVKFYQPQAAKSASGGITTEYMYRVPAPTCSVLYKTCPPRPNEWDVITLFVQPLAEDLCDVWPWMALFDDETAMTDLIHFQQTIFLQDRSILENQIPRLLPLDPGMEIPTRADLTSIAYRRWLKRHNYTYGAQLVAQ, from the coding sequence TTGAGCATGCAGGCGATGATCGACGAATGGTATCCGGTTGGGCTTTTCAGTCAGCTCGACAGCGCCGGTCGCAAAACGAGGCTGATGGGCGAGCCGATCGACGTGGCGAGCGACGCCGATGGCAATGCGAGGGTAACGGGCGACGACGGCCGCGTTCTGCCGGTGCGCGTGCGTTACGGCCATGTCTGGTCCTCGCTCGGCGAGCCGAGGAAGGATATTTTCCCGATCCCCGAGGCCGACCAGCCCGGCCGCCGATTCGTCGACGTCGGCGTGGTGCGCGTGCGCTGCTCGCCCCTGCGCGCCGTCGAGAACTTCCTCGACATCGCCCATTTCCCCTTCGTCCACACCGACATTCTCGGCGCAGAGCCGCACACCGAGGTTCAGAACTACAAGGTCGAGATCCGCGAGGAGGAAGATGAAGTCTGGGCAACGCAGGTGAAATTCTACCAGCCGCAGGCCGCCAAATCGGCAAGCGGCGGGATCACCACGGAGTACATGTACCGGGTGCCGGCACCGACCTGCTCCGTGCTCTACAAGACCTGCCCGCCACGCCCGAATGAATGGGATGTCATCACGCTCTTCGTGCAGCCGCTGGCCGAGGACCTGTGCGACGTCTGGCCGTGGATGGCGCTTTTCGATGACGAGACCGCGATGACCGACCTCATCCACTTCCAGCAGACGATCTTCCTGCAGGACCGTTCGATCCTCGAAAACCAGATCCCGCGGTTGCTGCCGCTCGATCCCGGCATGGAAATCCCGACGAGGGCCGATCTGACATCGATCGCTTACCGACGCTGGCTGAAGCGCCACAATTATACCTATGGCGCGCAGCTGGTGGCGCAATGA